One segment of Oreochromis niloticus isolate F11D_XX unplaced genomic scaffold, O_niloticus_UMD_NMBU tig00007204_pilon, whole genome shotgun sequence DNA contains the following:
- the LOC109199719 gene encoding leucine-rich repeat LGI family member 2, with product MSWQNVEIDQKYTFLFFLLIHRFIESNKLETTSKYAFRGLRDLTHLSLEKNNIKALPRDLLIDLDSLIELDLRGNAFECDCRAKWLMTWLKNTNATVSDVVCAGPEDMKGKRLNDMTSLQNECVSTDFILHQSVASESLSVDTFSYKNDVYVAISAPSTESCMIFQWDHIEMNFRTYDNITGQSIVGCKSVIIKYEVFVIVAQLFGGSHIYKFDDDQSRFNKFQDIEVSKISKPNDIEAFQIGSDWFFVIADSSKAGLSTLYKWNDNGFYSYQSLHEWYRDTDVEFLDLDGKAHLILASRSQVPVIYQWSRSNQKFILQGEIPNMEDVVVVKHFRIKEELYLAMTRYIGDSKVLRWGTKQFAEIQALPSRGSMILQPFSFKERYYLALGSDYTFSQIYLWDEDNKIFDRFKEVYIQAPRSFTVVSTDRRDFIFSSSFKGNTQIFEHIIIDLSL from the exons ATGAG CTGGCAAAATGTTGAAATTGATCaaaaatatacttttcttttcttcttgttgaTCCACAGATTCATTGAGAGTAACAAACTAGAGACTACATCCAAATATGCCTTCAGAGGACTCAGGGACCTGACTCACTT GTCTTTGGAAAAGAATAACATTAAAGCCTTGCCCAGGGACCTCCTCATTGACCTTGACTCCCTTATAGAGCT GGACCTGCGAGGCAATGCCTTTGAATGTGACTGCAGAGCCAAGTGGCTTATGACGTGGTTAAAGAACACCAATGCCACAGTGTCGGATGTTGTGTGTGCTGGACCAGAGGACATGAAGGGCAAGCGCCTCAATGATATGACCAGCCTGCAGAATGAGTGTGTCTCCACAG ATTTCATCCTTCATCAGTCTGTGGCCTCAGAATCGTTGTCTGTTGACACATTCAGCTATAAGAATGATGTCTACGTGGCCATTTCTGCtcccagcacagagagctgtatGATTTTCCAGTGGGACCACATAGAAATGAACTTCAGGACTTATGATAACATCACAG GTCAGTCCATTGTGGGGTGCAAATCTGTCATCATCAAATATGAGGTGTTTGTCATTGTGGctcagctgtttggtggttcccACATTTACAAGTTTGATGACGACCAAAGCAGGTTCAATAAGTTCCAGGATATCGAAGTGTCCAAGATCTCTAAGCCCAATGATATTGAGGCCTTCCAGATTGGCTCTGATTGGTTCTTTGTGATTGCTGACAGCTCAAAAGCTGGCCTCTCCACCCTCTACAAGTGGAATGATAATGGCTTTTATTCGTACCAGTCACTGCACGAGTGGTACCGCGACACGGATGTAGAGTTTCTCGACTTGGATGGGAAAGCTCACCTTATTCTAGCGAGCCGCTCACAGGTTCCAGTGATCTACCAGTGGAGCCGGAGCAACCAGAAGTTCATCCTGCAGGGTGAGATCCCCAACATGGAGGATGTAGTGGTTGTGAAACACTTCCGGATCAAGGAGGAGCTCTACCTGGCTATGACGCGGTATATCGGTGATTCCAAAGTTCTGCGTTGGGGCACCAAACAGTTTGCTGAGATCCAAGCTTTGCCCTCTCGAGGCTCCATGATTCTCCAGCCGTTCTCTTTCAAGGAACGTTACTATCTGGCTCTGGGAAGCGACTACACCTTCTCACAGATCTACCTGTGGGATGAGGACAACAAAATCTTTGACCGCTTTAAGGAGGTGTACATCCAAGCCCCACGCTCTTTCACCGTGGTATCTACCGACCGCAGggactttattttttcctcgaGCTTCAAGGGAAACACGCAGATCTTTGAGCACATCATCATCGACCTGAGCTTGTGA
- the LOC112845386 gene encoding uncharacterized protein LOC112845386 has product MGRELKDIKKENDELQIKLDEALQINEAILEEKNQEDIKKRDMERQLQHMEGKDRMLQARLKETMHKYDELLQEKKQQEMKQKELDCKIQNMEKNNECLQLWLEKRKAFRSGDRDCYREAKYRFTKEVDIAKHQHSEKMQQQISENDSASVWKSFRNITNYKPKTPHSTDDLLLANSLNDFYCRFDEPSSSLHTSNGPNNRDTLDTHSPTSPPSIEPSPPSNTSPTTPPSTPLTKEDFTPPSPTTTLHIHEADVRKLFNTRMASVSLPRGKNLSTQQTLALLQEMDEADSDGGEVSFVQQATDASSEESEKETEQKPNMPPRKRPRGTGKPSQSHTAKGGTVWVEEDIGMPSAVANRSCFTAQAGPTESAKRKITSALQSFLCLLDVGMLHTIRDCTVNQARRTEPHWNLSVHELMAFISILFVRAIMCPVGAIVDCWSERFLVPVIKETMPRDRFISIMQHLRFDDKDTRAERVKTDKFAAFSDIWTRFNENCAKSFTPGEHMTIDEPLFPTKVRCPFTQYIATKPDKFGIKFWMATDLDTKYICSASPYLGKDPSRQKGERLAENVVMKLMETFLDDGRNVTTDNFFTSLSLSHRLLQRKTTLLGRVNKVQRELPQLARMYSVRAATRRWPAAVFYNMLDLAAGNAYILYKACTGWTGKRRLFLSILAQELRCRFMQHKEILAQAAEAAAAVPGTVKTTQCQVQESCNRNRSRFTCATCKKFTCAKCRDDEHWFCKRCKV; this is encoded by the exons ATGGGCCGCGAGCTTAAAGACatcaagaaagaaaatgacGAGCTGCAAAtaaagcttgatgaagctctgcaaaTAAATGAAGCGATCCTCGAAGAGAAGAACCAAGAGGACATAAAGAAGCGAGACATGGAGAGGCAACTCCAACACATGGAGGGAAAAGACAGGATGCTGCAGGCAAGGCTTAAAGAAACAATGCACAAATATGACGAGTTGCTgcaagagaaaaagcaacaggagatgaaacaaaaagaactaGATTGCAAGATTCagaacatggagaaaaacaatgaatgcTTGCAA CTGTGGCTGGAAAAGAGAAAGGCGTTCAGAAGCGGCGACAGGGACTGCTACAGAGAGGCCAAGTACAGGTTCACTAAAGAAGTGGACATTGCTAAACATCAGCACTCTGAgaagatgcagcagcagatctcAGAGAATGATTCGGCCTCTGTGTGGAAAAGCTTTAGGAATATTACCAACTACAAGCCTAAAACCCCCCACTCCACTGATGACTTGCTCTTGGCCAACAGCCTTAACGACTTTTACTGCCGTTTTGACGAGCCATCAAGCAGCCTTCACACCTCCAACGGCCCCAACAATAGAGACACTTTGGACACTCATTCCcccacctctcccccctccatagagccatcaccaccatcaaacaCTTCACCTACAACACCTCCCTCCACACCCCTCACCAAGGAGGATttcacaccaccttctcccACCACAACTCTTCATATTCATGAGGCAGATGTGAGGAAGCTGTTTAACACtag GATGGCCTCCGTATCACTGCCACGCGGGAAGAACCTCTCCACGCAACAGACTTTGGCCTTGCTTCAGGAAATGGACGAAGCAGATTCTGATGGAGGAGAGGTTTCATTTGTCCAGCAGGCCACTGATGCCTCCTCAGAAGAATCTGAAAAGGAGACGGAACAAAAACCCAACATGCCTCCACGGAAGAGGCCCCGTGGTACTGGAAAGCCCAGCCAGAGCCACACGGCCAAAGGCGGCACTGTGTGGGTTGAGGAGGACATTGGAATGCCCAGTGCAGTAGCAAATCGCTCGTGCTTCACTGCGCAAGCTGGACCCACAGAGTCTGCTAAG CGCAAGATTACAAGTGCGCTCCAAAGCTTCCTTTGCCTGTTAGACGTGGGAATGCTGCACACCATCAGGGATTGTACGGTCAATCAAGCCCGCAGAACAGAGCCGCACTGGAATTTGTCAGTTCATGAACTGatggcattcatttcaattcTGTTTGTAAGAGCAATCATGTGTCCCGTTGGTGCCATTGTGGATTGCTGGTCAGAAAGATTTCTGGTGCCAgtaatcaaagagacaatgccccgagatagattcatttcaattatgcaacaccttcgatttgatgacaaggacacgcgggcagaacgggtgaaaacagacaaatttgcgGCGTTCTCCGACATCTGGACACGCTTCAACGAGAACTGTgctaagagtttcactccaggagaacacatgaccatagatgaaccgctgttccctaccaaggttcgttgtccattcacccagtatattgcaaccaagccagacaaatttgggatcaagttctggatggccacggacttggacaccaaatatatctgcagtgcatctccttacttgggaaaggaccccagtcgtcagaagggagagaggctggcagagaacgtggtcatgaaactgatggagacgtttttggatgatgggagaaacgtcacaacggacaatttctttacttccctgtcactgtcgcacagactgctgcagcgcaaaacaacGTTACTGGGCAGGGTGAATAAAGTTCAGCGTGAGCTTCCTCAACTTGCACGGATGTATTCCGTAAGAGCAGCAACACGCAGGTGGCCAGCagcggttttctacaatatgctggacctggcAGCGGGgaatgcctacattttgtacaaggcatgtacagggtggacaggcaaaagaagattgtttctgaGTATTCTAGCTCAGGAACTTCGTtgccgattcatgcagcacaaggaaatatTGGCACAggctgctgaagctgctgcagctgtgccagggactgtaaagacaacgcagtgccaggtgcaagagagctgcaacaggaatcgcagcaggtttacctgtgcaacatgtaagaaattcacctgcgccaaatgcagggatgatgaACACTGGTTCTGCAAacgctgtaaagtttga